The DNA window ACGATCGTCTCGCCTTGATGGATATCCTGACCAAGGAGGTCAACGCCAATGCGAGCGATCTGGGTGTCGAGGTCGTCGATATTCGGGTCAAGAAGATCGACCTGCCGCCGGAAGTTAGCGAATCCGTGTATCAGCGCATGCGCGCCGAGCGTGAACGGGTGGCGCGCGATCTGCGGGCCAAGGGCGCGGAGGCTGCGGAGCGGATTCGCGCCGATGCCGACCGGCAGCGCACCGTCATTGTTGCCGAGGCATACAAGGAATCCGAGGAACTGCGGGGCGAGGGCGATGCCCGCGCGACTGAAATCTATGCCGCGGCCTTCAATCAGGATCCCAGCTTTTATGCCTTTTACCGCAGCCTGAATGCCTATCGGACAACCTTCGGCAAGGGCGGCGACATGATGGTTCTGGAGCCTGATTCCGAGTTTTTCCGCTTCTTTCGCGAGTCGTCCGGGCAACCCTAAAGGCGCCCCGCCTCTCTCTGAGTGCCAACGCAAGCTGTTCGTGGCTCGATGCGTCTGTTCGAGGCGACGTCGGACTTGCCACGAACGGCTTCAGGCGGGGCGAATGGCATGCGCTTTTTCGGAAATCGCCTTAACCTAATGCCATTGACCCCGCCGCTGGACACGCGCCATGACCCCGGAGCAGTTCGTCGCCAAATGGACCGGCGTCACCCTCAAGGAACGCTCGGCGGCCTAGGAACACTTCTGCGATCTCTGTCGCCTGCTCGACGAACCCACGCCCGCCGAGGCCGACCCGACCGGCGCCTGGTACTGCTGATCTTCAGCGTATGATGGGCGGTGTCGAAAGGGCGGTCGTTTATCACTGCCTCGCCAGTCCAACGCAGAATACGCCTTCGGGAGGCGGTGCATGTCAACGACTGA is part of the Thiocystis violascens DSM 198 genome and encodes:
- the hflC gene encoding protease modulator HflC, which codes for MSQSNQLKTFVPVGLAALVIFLYAFTFVVREYEVAIKLRLGEIISDDYRAGLHFKIPILNQIKTFDRRIQTLDSQPERFLTIEKKDVIVDSYAKWRIANAAQFYRSTGGISARTSRLLSERINTSLRDEFGKRTIQEVVSDDRLALMDILTKEVNANASDLGVEVVDIRVKKIDLPPEVSESVYQRMRAERERVARDLRAKGAEAAERIRADADRQRTVIVAEAYKESEELRGEGDARATEIYAAAFNQDPSFYAFYRSLNAYRTTFGKGGDMMVLEPDSEFFRFFRESSGQP